In Cedecea neteri, a single genomic region encodes these proteins:
- the acrR gene encoding multidrug efflux transporter transcriptional repressor AcrR, giving the protein MARKTKAQALETRQHILDVAIRLFSQQGVSATSLADIAQAAGVTRGAIYWHFKNKSELFSEIWELTESSIGDLEIEYRAKYPDDPLSVIRELLIYILQATVTEERRRLMTEIIFHKCEFVGELEVLQQARRTLYMEGNERIEAALQRCIDAGKLPAGLRLSLAVTLMRSYITGLIENWLVAPETFDLHAKAPDFVSVLLEMFQLSPTLNKPA; this is encoded by the coding sequence ATGGCACGAAAAACCAAAGCTCAGGCGCTTGAAACCCGCCAGCACATCCTCGACGTTGCGATTCGCCTGTTTTCACAGCAGGGCGTCTCTGCGACTTCGCTCGCGGATATCGCGCAGGCTGCCGGGGTAACACGTGGTGCGATTTACTGGCATTTCAAAAATAAGTCGGAGTTGTTTAGTGAGATCTGGGAGCTAACCGAATCCAGTATTGGTGACTTAGAGATTGAGTATCGGGCAAAATATCCAGACGATCCACTGTCTGTGATAAGAGAATTACTCATTTATATCCTACAGGCAACGGTGACAGAAGAGCGCCGACGCTTAATGACGGAAATCATTTTCCACAAGTGCGAGTTTGTCGGTGAGCTTGAAGTTTTACAGCAGGCCCGGCGCACGCTTTACATGGAAGGAAACGAACGCATTGAGGCTGCTTTGCAGCGCTGCATCGACGCGGGGAAGTTACCTGCAGGCCTGCGCCTTTCTCTCGCCGTCACGCTGATGCGCAGCTACATTACCGGGCTCATTGAGAACTGGCTGGTTGCGCCAGAAACCTTTGATTTACATGCTAAAGCGCCAGACTTTGTCTCCGTCCTGCTGGA
- a CDS encoding efflux RND transporter periplasmic adaptor subunit → MNKNRGFTPLAAVLMLSGSLALTGCNEKETQQSAPHAPEVGVVTLKSAPLQITTELPGRTNAFRIAEVRPQVSGIILKRNFTEGSDIQAGVSLYQIDPATYQAAYDSAKGDLAKAQSSANLAQLTVKRYQKLLGTKYISQSDYDTAAATAQQANADVVAAKAAVETARINLAYTKVTSPISGRIGKSAVTEGALVTSGQTTALATVQQLDPIYVDVTQSSDDFLRLKQELADGKLKQENGKAKVQLMMNNGVAYPQEGSLEFSEVTVDQTTGSITLRAIFPNPDKTLLPGMFVRAKLEEGVNPNAILVPQQGVTRTPRGDASAMVVGKDDKVEVRQLQTSQAIGDKWLVTDGLQTGDRVIVTGLQKVKPGVQVKAQEVAEDNKGQQQPAAGAQSEQPKS, encoded by the coding sequence ATGAACAAAAACAGAGGGTTTACGCCTCTGGCGGCCGTTCTGATGCTCTCAGGCAGCTTAGCGCTTACAGGATGTAACGAGAAAGAGACCCAGCAGAGTGCGCCGCACGCCCCGGAAGTGGGTGTAGTGACTCTGAAAAGCGCGCCATTACAGATTACTACTGAGCTTCCAGGACGCACCAACGCCTTCCGCATCGCAGAAGTTCGTCCTCAGGTTAGCGGCATTATTCTGAAGCGTAACTTTACCGAAGGGAGCGACATTCAGGCTGGTGTTTCGCTGTATCAGATCGATCCTGCAACCTATCAGGCTGCGTACGACAGCGCGAAGGGCGACCTGGCGAAAGCGCAGTCCAGCGCGAATCTCGCACAGCTGACCGTCAAACGTTATCAAAAACTGCTGGGTACCAAGTACATCAGCCAGTCTGACTACGACACGGCCGCAGCCACCGCGCAACAGGCAAACGCTGACGTCGTCGCAGCAAAAGCGGCGGTTGAAACTGCACGTATCAACCTGGCCTACACCAAAGTGACCTCGCCTATCAGCGGCCGCATCGGAAAATCCGCGGTCACCGAAGGTGCTCTGGTTACCAGCGGGCAAACCACCGCCCTCGCCACTGTTCAGCAGCTTGACCCTATCTATGTGGATGTGACCCAATCCAGCGATGACTTCCTGCGTCTTAAGCAGGAGCTGGCCGACGGCAAACTGAAACAGGAAAACGGTAAAGCGAAGGTCCAACTGATGATGAACAACGGTGTCGCCTACCCTCAGGAAGGCTCACTGGAATTCTCTGAAGTGACCGTTGACCAGACCACCGGGTCTATCACCCTGCGCGCAATCTTCCCTAACCCGGACAAAACCCTGCTGCCAGGGATGTTTGTTCGCGCCAAGCTGGAAGAAGGCGTTAACCCAAATGCCATCCTGGTTCCGCAGCAGGGGGTCACTCGTACTCCACGCGGCGATGCCTCCGCGATGGTCGTTGGGAAGGATGACAAAGTTGAAGTTCGCCAGCTGCAAACCAGCCAGGCGATCGGCGACAAATGGCTGGTTACTGATGGGTTACAAACAGGCGATCGCGTGATTGTTACCGGCCTACAGAAAGTAAAACCGGGTGTTCAGGTAAAAGCGCAGGAAGTTGCGGAAGACAATAAAGGCCAACAGCAACCCGCCGCAGGCGCGCAGTCAGAACAACCGAAGTCTTAA